Proteins encoded within one genomic window of Candidatus Woesearchaeota archaeon:
- a CDS encoding DUF192 domain-containing protein codes for MMILMLAYLCLAGCAETNNEIPGSVASNATENTIQICFPERCIAAEVADTPELRAQGMMYRESLSEEEGMLFVFDRPAVYHFWMRNTLIPLDMIFLDPHKRIIHIEEKVPPCYEAECEKYGPMEDVLYVVEVNAGYCENNGIESGQTVSFQWPER; via the coding sequence ATGATGATACTCATGCTGGCATACCTATGCCTGGCCGGGTGCGCAGAAACAAACAATGAGATACCCGGCAGTGTGGCTAGCAATGCAACAGAGAACACGATCCAGATATGCTTCCCGGAGAGGTGCATAGCAGCAGAGGTGGCTGACACACCAGAGCTGCGCGCACAGGGAATGATGTACAGAGAATCACTGTCCGAAGAAGAGGGGATGCTCTTTGTATTCGACAGGCCGGCAGTATATCATTTCTGGATGAGGAACACGCTAATACCTCTTGACATGATATTCCTTGATCCGCATAAAAGGATAATACACATCGAGGAGAAAGTGCCTCCGTGCTATGAAGCAGAATGCGAAAAGTACGGGCCAATGGAAGATGTCCTTTATGTCGTGGAAGTAAATGCAGGATACTGCGAGAACAACGGCATCGAGAGTGGCCAAACTGTCTCATTCCAGTGGCCTGAAAGATAA
- the ppsA gene encoding phosphoenolpyruvate synthase — MDKSKAFILWFDQIGIEDVPLVGGKNASLGEMFRNLTPKGVLVPNGFAITADAYHYFVDKNNLRQKIKDTLKGLDTHDVKNIQVRGKKVRNLLEKATFPEDLKKDILAQYRNLCGAYNRDRSDIDVAVRSSATAEDLPDASFAGQQETYLNIHGDEAVLEACRKCFASLFTDRAISYREDKGFDHFSIGLSIGVQKMVRSDLASSGVMFSIDTESGFRDACFVTAAYGLGENVVQGAVNPDEYYVFKPTLRHGKRSIISKHIGSKKMRMIYTDKVQKDGKYTANIDVPEADQKRFVLSDDEILTLAHWAVAIEDHYSQKAGKFKPMDMEWAKDGQTGKLFIVQARPETVASRKDFSVYEEYHIKEKPKALAKGHSVGTKVGQGEANVILSAKDIDRFRKGQVLVTEMTDPDWEPIMKIASAIITNRGGRTCHAAIISRELGIPCVVGTNNGTDVIKSGQKVTVSCAEGDVGLVYDGMIPFEKKVVDLKKIPATKTKIMMNVGTPDQAFNFSMIPSDGVGLARMEFIINSFIRIHPLALIHPEKVADEKVRKEIDEHTAAWDDKKQFFVDQLAYGIAMIGAAFYPKDVIVRMSDFKSNEYANLMGGHYFEPKEDNPMIGWRGASRYYNPRYSEGFALECKAMLKVRDEMGLTNVKVMIPFCRTVDEGQKVIDEMRKNGLVRGENGLQVYVMCEIPANVILADQFCDIFDGFSIGSNDLTQLTLGLDRDSEIVSSIYDERNDAVKRLIYEVIKTAKHRHRKIGICGQAPSDYPEFAQFLVECGIDSISLNPDTVIKTRIKIAQKEKELGINPDAVIQHVYN; from the coding sequence ATGGACAAATCAAAGGCTTTTATCTTGTGGTTCGACCAGATCGGTATTGAGGATGTTCCGCTTGTTGGCGGGAAGAATGCTTCTTTGGGGGAGATGTTCAGGAATCTCACACCTAAAGGTGTGCTTGTCCCTAACGGATTTGCAATAACTGCTGATGCTTATCATTATTTTGTAGACAAGAATAACCTGAGGCAGAAGATCAAGGACACTTTGAAGGGTCTTGACACCCATGACGTCAAGAATATCCAGGTGAGAGGCAAGAAGGTGAGGAATCTTCTTGAAAAAGCAACTTTCCCTGAGGATCTGAAGAAGGATATCCTGGCCCAGTACAGGAACCTCTGCGGAGCCTATAACCGGGACAGGTCTGATATTGACGTCGCTGTGAGGAGCAGCGCAACAGCTGAGGACTTGCCGGATGCTTCCTTTGCCGGCCAGCAGGAGACATACCTGAACATCCATGGTGATGAGGCTGTGCTTGAGGCCTGCAGGAAATGCTTTGCATCATTGTTCACTGACAGGGCCATCTCATATCGTGAGGACAAGGGCTTTGACCACTTCTCTATCGGACTTTCGATTGGTGTCCAGAAGATGGTGCGCTCTGATCTTGCATCTTCTGGAGTGATGTTCTCTATTGATACAGAATCAGGTTTCAGGGATGCCTGCTTTGTGACAGCAGCTTATGGCCTCGGAGAGAATGTCGTGCAGGGCGCTGTCAATCCTGATGAATATTATGTGTTCAAGCCCACATTGCGCCACGGCAAGAGATCGATCATCTCTAAGCATATCGGCTCTAAGAAGATGAGGATGATCTATACTGATAAGGTCCAGAAGGACGGCAAATATACAGCGAACATTGATGTGCCTGAGGCAGACCAGAAGAGGTTTGTCCTCTCTGATGATGAGATCCTCACTTTGGCTCATTGGGCTGTTGCCATCGAGGACCATTACTCGCAGAAGGCCGGCAAGTTCAAGCCCATGGACATGGAATGGGCCAAGGATGGCCAGACAGGCAAGCTTTTCATTGTGCAGGCAAGGCCTGAGACTGTCGCTTCAAGGAAGGACTTCAGTGTCTATGAGGAATATCACATCAAGGAGAAGCCTAAGGCCTTGGCCAAAGGCCATTCTGTCGGCACAAAGGTCGGTCAGGGAGAGGCCAATGTCATATTGAGCGCAAAGGATATTGACAGGTTCAGGAAGGGCCAGGTCCTTGTTACTGAGATGACTGACCCTGATTGGGAGCCGATCATGAAGATTGCAAGCGCCATCATCACGAACAGGGGCGGAAGGACCTGCCATGCTGCTATCATCAGCAGGGAGCTTGGCATCCCATGTGTCGTCGGCACAAATAACGGGACTGATGTCATAAAATCTGGCCAGAAGGTCACTGTATCCTGCGCAGAGGGTGATGTGGGCCTTGTCTATGACGGCATGATACCCTTTGAGAAGAAGGTTGTCGACCTGAAGAAGATCCCGGCCACAAAGACCAAGATAATGATGAATGTGGGGACGCCTGATCAGGCTTTCAATTTCTCGATGATCCCGAGCGATGGTGTGGGTCTTGCAAGGATGGAGTTCATCATCAACTCTTTCATCAGGATACATCCTCTCGCCCTCATCCATCCAGAGAAGGTGGCAGATGAGAAGGTCAGGAAAGAGATTGATGAGCACACTGCTGCCTGGGATGACAAGAAGCAGTTCTTTGTTGATCAGCTCGCTTACGGCATTGCGATGATCGGCGCTGCTTTCTATCCGAAGGATGTCATTGTCAGGATGTCTGACTTCAAGTCTAATGAGTATGCTAACCTCATGGGAGGCCATTACTTCGAGCCTAAGGAGGACAATCCCATGATAGGCTGGAGAGGGGCTTCAAGATATTACAATCCCAGGTATAGTGAAGGTTTTGCGCTCGAATGCAAAGCCATGCTTAAGGTCAGGGATGAGATGGGCCTGACCAATGTAAAGGTCATGATCCCGTTCTGCAGGACTGTTGATGAGGGCCAGAAAGTGATTGATGAGATGAGGAAGAACGGCCTGGTTAGGGGAGAGAATGGATTGCAGGTTTATGTCATGTGTGAGATCCCCGCCAATGTCATCCTTGCTGACCAGTTCTGTGACATCTTTGACGGTTTCAGCATAGGCTCGAATGATCTTACCCAGCTCACTTTGGGGCTGGATAGGGATTCTGAGATTGTTTCATCGATATATGACGAGAGGAATGATGCTGTCAAGCGTCTCATCTATGAGGTGATCAAGACAGCGAAGCACAGGCACAGGAAGATTGGCATCTGCGGCCAGGCTCCGAGCGATTATCCTGAGTTCGCCCAGTTCCTTGTCGAGTGCGGCATCGATTCCATCTCTCTCAATCCGGATACTGTCATCAAGACAAGGATCAAGATAGCCCAGAAGGAGAAAGAGCTTGGCATCAATCCGGATGCAGTCATCCAGCATGTCTATAATTGA